The Epinephelus lanceolatus isolate andai-2023 chromosome 8, ASM4190304v1, whole genome shotgun sequence genome includes a window with the following:
- the LOC117258515 gene encoding cytosolic sulfotransferase 3-like isoform X1 translates to MSFQPDLLPPRPELFDFHGVSMIHYFTDNWENIQNFQARPDDILIATYPKAGTTWVSYILDLLYFGQTERQRTVPIFDRVPFLEIFIPSLISGKDMVDNLPTSPRLIKTHFPVQFVPKSFWEQNCRMVYVARNAKDNVVSYFHFDRMNMAHPEPGDWSNYIQRFMEGKIVWGSWYDHVNGWWKKKQSYPKLHYMYYEDMVEDTGREVDKLCSFLGLTRSDEEKKRVAGGSQFDNMKKDDMANYSLHPVMDFKISHFMRKGKVGDWKNHFTVSQNEEFDEDYKKKMTDPTLQFRTEI, encoded by the exons ATGTCGTTTCAGCCAGACTTG TTACCCCCTCGGCCAGAGCTGTTTGACTTCCATGGAGTGTCAATGATTCACTATTTCACAGACAACTGGGAGAACATCCAAAACTTCCAGGCCAGGCCAGATGATATACTCATTGCAACATACCCCAAAGCAG GAACCACATGGGTCTCCTACATCCTTGACCTGCTGTATTTTGGTCAGACAGAGCGTCAGAGAACCGTTCCAATCTTTGACAGAGTGCCTTTCTTGGAGATTTTCATCCCATCTTTGATTTCAG GAAAAGACATGGTGGACAACCTCCCCACCTCTCCTCGACTCATTAAGACTCATTTTccagtccagtttgtgccaaagtCCTTTTGGGAGCAAAACTGCAGG atGGTCTATGTGGCCCGCAATGCCAAAGACAATGTGGTGTCTTATTTTCACTTTGATCGCATGAACATGGCTCACCCTGAGCCTGGAGACTGGAGCAACTACATCCAGAGATTCATGGAGGGAAAGA TTGTATGGGGATCCTGGTACGACCATGTGAACGGCTGGTGGAAGAAGAAGCAGAGTTATCCAAAACTCCATTACATGTACTATGAAGATATGGTCGAG GACACTGGACGGGAAGTAGACAAACTGTGCAGCTTTCTTGGTTTGACTCGTTCAGAcgaggagaagaaaagagttGCAGGTGGATCACAGTTTGATAATATGAAAAAGGACGACATGGCCAACTATTCACTGCACCCAGTTATGGATTTCAAAATCTCTCACTTCATGAGAAAAG GTAAAGTTGGTGACTGGAAGAACCATTTCACTGTTTCCCAGAATGAAGAGTTTGATGAAGACTACAAGAAAAAGATGACGGACCCCACACTTCAGTTCCGCACTGAAATTTGA
- the LOC117258515 gene encoding cytosolic sulfotransferase 3-like isoform X2 yields MIHYFTDNWENIQNFQARPDDILIATYPKAGTTWVSYILDLLYFGQTERQRTVPIFDRVPFLEIFIPSLISGKDMVDNLPTSPRLIKTHFPVQFVPKSFWEQNCRMVYVARNAKDNVVSYFHFDRMNMAHPEPGDWSNYIQRFMEGKIVWGSWYDHVNGWWKKKQSYPKLHYMYYEDMVEDTGREVDKLCSFLGLTRSDEEKKRVAGGSQFDNMKKDDMANYSLHPVMDFKISHFMRKGKVGDWKNHFTVSQNEEFDEDYKKKMTDPTLQFRTEI; encoded by the exons ATGATTCACTATTTCACAGACAACTGGGAGAACATCCAAAACTTCCAGGCCAGGCCAGATGATATACTCATTGCAACATACCCCAAAGCAG GAACCACATGGGTCTCCTACATCCTTGACCTGCTGTATTTTGGTCAGACAGAGCGTCAGAGAACCGTTCCAATCTTTGACAGAGTGCCTTTCTTGGAGATTTTCATCCCATCTTTGATTTCAG GAAAAGACATGGTGGACAACCTCCCCACCTCTCCTCGACTCATTAAGACTCATTTTccagtccagtttgtgccaaagtCCTTTTGGGAGCAAAACTGCAGG atGGTCTATGTGGCCCGCAATGCCAAAGACAATGTGGTGTCTTATTTTCACTTTGATCGCATGAACATGGCTCACCCTGAGCCTGGAGACTGGAGCAACTACATCCAGAGATTCATGGAGGGAAAGA TTGTATGGGGATCCTGGTACGACCATGTGAACGGCTGGTGGAAGAAGAAGCAGAGTTATCCAAAACTCCATTACATGTACTATGAAGATATGGTCGAG GACACTGGACGGGAAGTAGACAAACTGTGCAGCTTTCTTGGTTTGACTCGTTCAGAcgaggagaagaaaagagttGCAGGTGGATCACAGTTTGATAATATGAAAAAGGACGACATGGCCAACTATTCACTGCACCCAGTTATGGATTTCAAAATCTCTCACTTCATGAGAAAAG GTAAAGTTGGTGACTGGAAGAACCATTTCACTGTTTCCCAGAATGAAGAGTTTGATGAAGACTACAAGAAAAAGATGACGGACCCCACACTTCAGTTCCGCACTGAAATTTGA